A genomic segment from Actinomycetota bacterium encodes:
- the mscL gene encoding large conductance mechanosensitive channel protein MscL, which translates to MLKEFKEFAFKGSVVDLAVGVIIGAAFNAVVKAFVDNLINPLLGLLGGGKASLEALALKITPGVSLTYGQFLSAILNFLLVAFALFILVKAVSKFRRQEESADRECPYCLTAVPKKATRCPACTSELIAE; encoded by the coding sequence ATGCTCAAGGAGTTCAAGGAGTTCGCGTTCAAGGGCAGCGTCGTCGACCTCGCGGTCGGCGTGATCATCGGCGCCGCGTTCAACGCGGTGGTCAAGGCGTTCGTCGACAACCTGATCAACCCTCTGCTCGGCCTGCTCGGCGGCGGGAAGGCGAGCCTCGAGGCGCTCGCGCTGAAGATCACGCCCGGCGTCTCGCTGACCTACGGGCAGTTCCTGAGCGCCATCCTGAACTTCCTGCTCGTCGCGTTCGCGCTGTTCATCCTGGTCAAGGCGGTCTCGAAGTTCCGCAGGCAGGAGGAGTCGGCCGACCGGGAGTGTCCCTACTGCCTGACCGCCGTACCCAAGAAGGCGACGCGCTGTCCGGCGTGCACGAGTGAGCTGATCGCCGAGTAG